GACGGACGTATCGTAAATCCAAGAGAGGCCGCCGATCCCGGAACCGATTAGGACCCCCGTGCGTTCCCGGTTTTCCTCGTCTGTCGGCTTCCAGCCCGAATCCTCGATCGCCTGAACGGCGGCGACGATCCCGTAGACGATAAACGCATCCACCTTCCGCTGCTCCTTCGGCAGCACCCAGTCGTCCGGGTTGTATTCGCCGGGGCCGGTACCGTGCGGAAGGAGGCCGGCAATCTTCGAGGAAAGGTCCGAAATGTCGAACCTGTCAATTTTACGAATACCGGATTCGCCGCGGACAAGGCGTTTCCACGTTGCCTCCACTCCACAACCGAGCGGGGTAAGCAGCCCTAGTCCGGTAACGACGACTCGCCTCATGCAAGCGATTTTTCCGTTCCGATGATTGGCGCAACCGATGGGATGGTTCGGCGAACCGCCCGCACCCGAAGCCCTAGGAACTCGCACTCTCGATAAAGTCTACCGCGTCTTTGATGGTAACGATCTTCTCGGCGATGTCGTCCGGAATCTCGACGCCAAATTCTTCCTCGAAGGCCATGACAAGTTCGACCGTGTCAAGGCTGTCGGCGCCAAGATCATCAATGAAGCTTGCGTTGCTGACGACTTTTGCTTCATCGACGCCAAGATGTTCAACAACGATCTTTTTTACGCGTTCCGCGACGTCACTCATATCGGCTTTTCCTTCGGAAGGTTCGTTCACGTTCGGGTGTTGAGAATCTAACCGGGCTTCCCCACCGAATTGGCTTGACGCCTTGCCCAGCCGGGGGTTGCGTCGTTTCCTAACATACTTTCTAACCCTTGGCCAGCGACGCCGGACCAAGCTATATCATGGCCATGCCGCCGTTGATGTGCAAGGTCTGCCCGGTGACGTAACCGGCTTCCTCGCTGGCAAGAAAGACGACGCCGGCGGCGACGTCTTCCGAACTCCCGAAGCGGCCGCTTGGGATGCGGGTGCGCAGCGATTCTTTCTGTGCATCCGAAAGCGCCTCCGTCATGGCGGTCGCGATGAAACCGGGCGCCACGCAATTGACGGTGACCCCGCGCGAGGCAACTTCCGCCGCCAGCGACTTCGACATCCCGATCATGCCGGCCTTCGAGGCGGCGTAGTTCGCCTGGCCGGGGTTGCCGGTGACACCCACGATCGACGCGACGTTGACGATTCGCCCCCAGCGCGACTTCATCATTCCGCGGAGACAGGCGCGGCTCAACCGGAACGCGGCCGTAAGGTTCACGTCGAGAACCTTCTGCCAGTCCTCGTCCTTCATGCGAAGCACGAGACCGTCGCGGGTGAACCCTGCGTTGTTGACGAGGATGTCGATCCGGCCAAGCTTCGCTTCGGCGGCTTTCGCCAGAAAATCGGGGGCGGCCGGGTCGGTGAGGTCCGCGACGATGGGATGGACGCGTTCGCCAAGCGCTTCCGCCAACGCCTTCAAGGCCGCCTCGCGTGTGCCGGAAAGCGCCACGCTTGCCCCCGCCCCGGCCAACGCCCGCGCGACCGCACCGCCGATGCCGCCCGAGGCGCCGGTTACGAGCGCCCCTTTCCCGGTGAGATCGAACATTGCCTTCCCCCCTCTTACTTTCCCGCGAGATACGCCTCGATGTCCCCCGGCGTCCCGATCGCCGTGGCGGCAAGTTCGCGATCGATGCGGCGGGCGAGGCCGCATAGCACCCGGCCGGCGCCAAGCTCGATCAGGTCCGTCGCCCCCATCTCTTTCATCTCAAGAACGGATTCACGCCAGCGCACCATCCCCGTCACTTGCTGAACCAGAAGGCGGCGGATGGTTTCCGGATCGCTAACCGGCTTCGCCGTCACGTTTGCGATCAATGGCACGACCGGAGGCCGGATCGCGACACCGGAGAGCGCTTCCCGCATCGCGTCCGCGGCTGGTTGCATCAAGGAACAATGGAAAGGCGCGCTTACCGGCAACCGCACGCTTTTTTTGGCGCCCCGTTCGGCCGCCAGTTCGATGGCCCGTTCGACCGCCGCCCTTGCCCCGCTCACGACGGCCTGGCCGGGCGCGTTGTCGTTGGCGGTCGCGCAGACGCCGCCGGTTTCGCCGGCCGCCAGCGCCGCGATCTCGGAAGCCGCCTCAAGGTCAAGGCCAAGCAGCGCCGCCATAGCACCTTCGCCAACCGGGACCGCCTTCTGCATTGCCTCTCCGCGCGTTTTCAAAAGCCGCGCCGTAACGGCCAGTTCCAGGCCGCCCGCCGCCGCCAGCGCCGAATATTCTCCCAGCGAGTGACCGGCGACACACCGCGCCGCCTCGCCGAGTTTAAGCCCGCCTTCCTTTTCCAGCACGCGAAGAACGGCAAGGCTCATCGCCATCAACGCCGGTTGCGCGTTCTCGGTGAGCGTAAGCTCGGCCTCCGGCCCCTCGAACATGAGGCGGCTCAAACCTTGGGAAAGCGCTTCGTCCACCTCCCCGAACACGTCACGGGCGGCGGAGAAGGCCTCCGCCAGCGCCTTTCCCATGCCGACGACCTGCGAGCCCTGGCCCGGAAAAACGAACGCCCTTGTCACGTGCGGATCCTTTCTTGTCTTGCCCGGATACCCTGGCCCCGATGTAAGGGCCAGTGATAGCGCCTTGTTTTTTCCTGTCAAGCGGGCTTGCAGGACCTATGGTTTTGTGTATCATGCGGCGCTTTCTAACTCCTTGCCGGCAAAAGCCGGCTAGGGCCGGGCAGCTAGGCTGAAGGCCGTAGCGCCGGACCGCAAACAGCCAGAAGGGGTCCCAACGCATGCCTCTTTACGAGCATGTCTTTATTGCGCGCCAAGATATTTCCACAGCGCAGGTCGAAAGCCTCGCGGGCCAACTCGCCGAGGTCGTCAAGGAACAAGGGGGCACAGTCCAGAAGACGGAACACTGGGGCCTGCGCACGCTTGCCTACCGGATGAAGAAGAACCGCAAGGGCCATTACGTGCTCTTGAACCTCGACGCCCCCCCAGCCGCCGTCCGTGAACTCGAACGGCAGGAGCGCTTGAGCGAAGACGTGCTGCGCCATCTGACGATTCGCGTGCAGGAACTCGAGCCAGGCCCTTCCATCGTATTGCGGAGCCGTTCCGACCGGGACGATTCCCCGAGAGAGCACCGGGAATTCGACCGGAACGAAGGACGGGACAGAGGCTACGGAAGTCGGCGCGGGAAAGAAGAACGCGAGAGCTTCGAGATCCCCTCGCGCGAATCGGCAGACGAAGAGGAGGTAGCGTAAGAAATGGGAGCCCCCCCACCAAGCCCTGGAGAAGGCCGCCGGCCATTTTTTCGCCGGAGGAAGAGCTGCCCGTTTTCCGGGCAGGGCGCGCTTAAGATCGACTACAAGGACGTGAGGCTGCTGCAACGCTTCCTTTCCGAGCGCGGCAAGATCGTACCAAGTCGAATCACTATGGTGTCCGCCAAGAAGCAGCGTGAGCTTGCGCAAGCGATCAAGCGCGCGCGCGAACTTGCGCTTCTGCCGTTCATCATCAAGTAACGAAACGGCGGTTCCTCCGTCCACAGCGATGTCGAAATCGATTTTCCTTGCCCTTGGCGCAGGCCTTCTTGCGGTGCTCTTTTACGCTTCGGTCGCGACCGGACGGGAGGAAACGCTTTTTCTGAGCTTTTTCACCCAACTGCCGCTTTTCCTGGCCGGTCTAGGCCTGGGCTACCCGGCGGTTGTGGTTGCAGCCATCGCCGGTGTCGCTTTTTGCCTCCTGCTGGTCAGCGTTTCCTACGGCGTCGCCCTTGTCCTCGCTCTCGCCTTCGCGTTTCTTCACGCGGGGCCCGTCATCCTTTTCGTTCGCCAAGCCCTGCTCAGCCGCACCGACGCCGAGGGCAACCGCGAATGGTATCCGCTTGGGCACCTCGTCGCCTGGGTCGCCGGCACCGGTGCCGCTTTTTTCCTCGTCCTGTTTTTCGTTCTCGCCGGCGGTGAACAGGGGATCGAGGCCGTCGTTCGCGGATTTCTGTCGGAGATGCTCACCTCCATCCTGCAAACGCCGACGCCGCAAGCCGAGCGCCTCGTCGAAGCGATCGCGCCCTTCTTTCCGGCCTTCGCGATCGGCTGGTGGCTGTTCATGGTCATCGCAAACGGCGCGCTGGCGCAAGGGCTGCTTGTCCGCTTCGGCCGAAACGTCCGGCCTTCCCCGGACTTTGCCAAGATGAAACTTCCGGATTGGCTGACCTACACAACAGCGGGTGCCGCTCTCGTGCTGATCGCGGCCGAGCCGGGATCGGTCAAGTTCTTCAGCCGCAATCTCGTCCTGATCCTGTGCGTTCCTTTTTTCCTGCTGGGACTTGCGGTTGTGCACACCATGGCCAGGACGTACGTTGCCTATCCGCGTTGGGTGCTGATCCCGTTTTATTTTTTGTTTATATTGTTCGGCGGGTTTGCCGCTGCGATCGTGACGGGGTTCGGGTTTGTTGAGCAAGCGATTGGAATCCGCCGTCGCCTGCCCGTTTCGGTCAACGCCGGGGAGAAATAATCATGCAAGTGATCCTGCTGGAACGGATCGAGAAACTGGGACAAATGGGCGACGTCGTTGACGTCAAGGCCGGCTATGCCAGAAATTGGCTGCTGCCGCAGAAAAAGGCGCTGCGCGCAACCAAGGAAAACCTTGCCGACTTCAAGACCCGAAAACAACAGCTCGAGGCGGAAAACCTTACGCTTCGGAAAGAGGCCGAGACGATCGCCGAGAAAATGGAGAAGCTCGAAATCGTTCTTCTGCGGCAGGCCAGCGAAGCGGAGCATCTCTATGGCTCCGTCACCAGCCGCGACATCGAGGCGGCCGTGAAAGAAGCCGGTTTCCGCATCGGGCGCAGGCAGGTCCTGCTGGATCAGCCGCTGAAGACGCTCGGCCTTCATCCCGCGCGCATCGCCCTTCACCCCGAAGTGATCGTAAAGATCAAGGTCAACGTGTCGCGGTCGGCGGAAGAAGCCGCGCTGCGGTCGGCCGGGAAGACGGCAAAGCCAGCCGTCGAGGCGGCCCCTTCGGAAGAAACCCCCTTCCAGAAGGCGGAGGAAATCTTCGAGGAAAGCGTGCTCGAAGAAATGACCGCCGAGGCTTCCCCCGAGGAAGACGCGGAAAAATCGGCCGAATCCTGAGGCGGGCCGACCGGGGTTTACAGGCCCGGAAGACCGCCCCCCGCCCGCCTTTCTCCCTTTGCAAGCCGCAAAGGCTTCCGTTTAAACTATGTCTCCGGTCTTCAAAGCCCGGGGCCGGGACAAAACGGGTATAAGGACCGGGAAAAACGGGCGTTTGGGTGCTGCAAATGGTATTGCGGCTTCTTTTTAAACCCCTCATCCGTATAGGGACATTGCGCGTCGTCGACGCCGACGGCAACGTCGAAGAATTCGGGGGAACCAACGGCCCCCGGGTCACCATCCGCCTGCACGAGAAAACGCTTCCCTACAAACTTCTCCTGAACGCGGGCTTGTATGCGGGCGAGGCCTACATGAACGGCACGCTCACGATCGAGGAAGGCACGGTTCGCGACCTGATCGATCTCTATGCCATGAACCTGAAAGCAGCGCCGCCCAATTTCCTCGATCGCCCGCGGCAATTGCTTCGCTTCATGTTCCGCGCCTTGCAACAGTACAACCCCGTTTCCCTGGCGCGCAAACACGTTGCCCATCACTACGATCTTTCCGGTGCGCTTTACGATCTCTTCCTGGACAAGGACAAGCAATATTCCTGCGCCTACTTCACGAACGAGAAGGAAAGCATCGAGACCGCCCAGGAAAACAAAAAGCGCCACATCGCAGCGAAGCTGCGGATCGAGCCCGGCATGCGGGTGCTCGATATCGGCTCCGGCTGGGGCGGGCTTGCCCTTTACCTGGCCGAGGCTTGCGACGCCGACGTGACCGGTATCACCCTCTCGAGCGAACAGCATCGCATCTCGAACGAACGGGCGAAGAAGACCGGACTCGAGAACCGGGTGCGCTTCTTCCTGCGGGACTACCGGGAAGAAAAGGGGAAATACGACCGCATCGTTTCCGTTGGCATGTTCGAGCATGTCGGGGTCCGCCACTACAAAGCCTATTTTGCCAAGATGAACGAACTTCTGGCCGAAGACGGCGTCGCGTTGCTTCATTCCATCGGCCGCATGGAACCGCCGGCCGCCACCAACCCCTGGCTGCGGAAATACATCTTTCCAGGCGGCTATTCCCCCGCCCTTTCCGAGGTCATCCAAGAGATTGAGAAGATCGGGCTGTACATCACCGATATCGAGATCCTGCGCCTACACTACGCCGAGACCCTGAAGCACTGGTACCGGCGCTTCCAGGCGAACCGGAAACAGATTGCCGCCATCTACGACGAACGGTTCTGCAGGATGTGGGAATTCTATTTGGCCGGTTCGGAAGCCGCCTTCCGCCACCAGGGTCACATGGTTTTCCAGATGCAGCTGGCCCACAAGCAAGACGCCGTGCCCCTTACCCGCGACTATGTGACGGAGTGGGAACGCGCTCGGCCAGGCTTCCGAAAATCCGCCGCATAAGGCAATTATCCCCGCTTCTCACATAGCGGTTTCATCGTGTTCCACAGGACCCGAAGCGGAAAGCCCTACATTTTCCGCTAGCGCTTCTGCTATGCTCCGCCCATGGAAGCGTCCGGGTCCAACACGAAAATCACCCCTTTAAGGGAAAGCCACGAGCAACCGAGGCTTCGCACCCCGCCGCGCAACACCGAAGTCGAACAGGCGCTGCTTGGCGCCATCCTCTATGAAAACAAGGCCTACCTGAAAGTCGCCGACTTTCTGCAACCCGACCATTTCGCCAACCCCGTACACGGCCGGATCTATGCCGCCACCGCGCACCTGATCGAACGCGGGCAGCTTGCCGACCCGATGACGCTCAAGGCCTATTTCGAGCAGGACGACGCGCTGACCGAGATCGGCGGCGGCGCCTATCTGGCCCGGCTTGCCACCGCCGCCATCACCATCTTTAACGCCGAAGACTACGGCCGGACCATCCACGACCTCTACCTCCGCCGCCAACTGATCATCCTTGGCGACGAAATGGCCGAAACCGCCCAGCGTTCCGAGATCGAAGTCACGGCAACCGATCAGATCGAAGCAACCGAACAGCAGCTCTACGACTTGGCGACGAGCGGCCGGATCGGCGGCGATTTCCGCCCCTTTCGGGCAGCACTTGGCGACGCCGTCGCCGCGGCCGAAGCCGCCTACAAGCGCGAAGGGACGCTGACCGGCATCGCCACCGGCTTCATGGACCTCGACAAGCAGCTGGGCGGGCTGCACACCTCCGACCTCATCGTGCTTGCCGGCCGCCCCTCGATGGGGAAGACCGCGCTTGCCACCAACATCGCCTTCCACGCGGCAAAGTCGCGGGCGAAGGACACGCGGGTGCCGGCGATCGACGGCGCCGTCGTCGGCTTTTTCTCGCTTGAAATGTCGGCCGAACAACTGGCGACGCGAATTCTGGCGGAAGAGGCC
The Pseudomonadota bacterium genome window above contains:
- the rpsF gene encoding 30S ribosomal protein S6; amino-acid sequence: MPLYEHVFIARQDISTAQVESLAGQLAEVVKEQGGTVQKTEHWGLRTLAYRMKKNRKGHYVLLNLDAPPAAVRELERQERLSEDVLRHLTIRVQELEPGPSIVLRSRSDRDDSPREHREFDRNEGRDRGYGSRRGKEERESFEIPSRESADEEEVA
- a CDS encoding cyclopropane-fatty-acyl-phospholipid synthase family protein, with the protein product MVLRLLFKPLIRIGTLRVVDADGNVEEFGGTNGPRVTIRLHEKTLPYKLLLNAGLYAGEAYMNGTLTIEEGTVRDLIDLYAMNLKAAPPNFLDRPRQLLRFMFRALQQYNPVSLARKHVAHHYDLSGALYDLFLDKDKQYSCAYFTNEKESIETAQENKKRHIAAKLRIEPGMRVLDIGSGWGGLALYLAEACDADVTGITLSSEQHRISNERAKKTGLENRVRFFLRDYREEKGKYDRIVSVGMFEHVGVRHYKAYFAKMNELLAEDGVALLHSIGRMEPPAATNPWLRKYIFPGGYSPALSEVIQEIEKIGLYITDIEILRLHYAETLKHWYRRFQANRKQIAAIYDERFCRMWEFYLAGSEAAFRHQGHMVFQMQLAHKQDAVPLTRDYVTEWERARPGFRKSAA
- a CDS encoding replicative DNA helicase translates to MEASGSNTKITPLRESHEQPRLRTPPRNTEVEQALLGAILYENKAYLKVADFLQPDHFANPVHGRIYAATAHLIERGQLADPMTLKAYFEQDDALTEIGGGAYLARLATAAITIFNAEDYGRTIHDLYLRRQLIILGDEMAETAQRSEIEVTATDQIEATEQQLYDLATSGRIGGDFRPFRAALGDAVAAAEAAYKREGTLTGIATGFMDLDKQLGGLHTSDLIVLAGRPSMGKTALATNIAFHAAKSRAKDTRVPAIDGAVVGFFSLEMSAEQLATRILAEEAQVPSEKIRRGELSHGDFEKVAMAAQDLANVPFYIDDTPALTIGALRTRARRLKRQHGLSLIVVDYLQLLGSSASRYDNRVLEVAEITRGLKALAKELNVPVLALSQLSRAVEQREDKRPQLSDLRESGAIEQDADVVVFIYREEYYLSRQQPPEGTDKHFEWQEQMNRVHNVAEILITKQRHGPTGKLDLFFDGRFTKFANLDKDVRLPDASF
- the fabG gene encoding 3-oxoacyl-[acyl-carrier-protein] reductase produces the protein MFDLTGKGALVTGASGGIGGAVARALAGAGASVALSGTREAALKALAEALGERVHPIVADLTDPAAPDFLAKAAEAKLGRIDILVNNAGFTRDGLVLRMKDEDWQKVLDVNLTAAFRLSRACLRGMMKSRWGRIVNVASIVGVTGNPGQANYAASKAGMIGMSKSLAAEVASRGVTVNCVAPGFIATAMTEALSDAQKESLRTRIPSGRFGSSEDVAAGVVFLASEEAGYVTGQTLHINGGMAMI
- the rplI gene encoding 50S ribosomal protein L9, which encodes MQVILLERIEKLGQMGDVVDVKAGYARNWLLPQKKALRATKENLADFKTRKQQLEAENLTLRKEAETIAEKMEKLEIVLLRQASEAEHLYGSVTSRDIEAAVKEAGFRIGRRQVLLDQPLKTLGLHPARIALHPEVIVKIKVNVSRSAEEAALRSAGKTAKPAVEAAPSEETPFQKAEEIFEESVLEEMTAEASPEEDAEKSAES
- the rpsR gene encoding 30S ribosomal protein S18, which gives rise to MGAPPPSPGEGRRPFFRRRKSCPFSGQGALKIDYKDVRLLQRFLSERGKIVPSRITMVSAKKQRELAQAIKRARELALLPFIIK
- the fabD gene encoding ACP S-malonyltransferase, whose translation is MTRAFVFPGQGSQVVGMGKALAEAFSAARDVFGEVDEALSQGLSRLMFEGPEAELTLTENAQPALMAMSLAVLRVLEKEGGLKLGEAARCVAGHSLGEYSALAAAGGLELAVTARLLKTRGEAMQKAVPVGEGAMAALLGLDLEAASEIAALAAGETGGVCATANDNAPGQAVVSGARAAVERAIELAAERGAKKSVRLPVSAPFHCSLMQPAADAMREALSGVAIRPPVVPLIANVTAKPVSDPETIRRLLVQQVTGMVRWRESVLEMKEMGATDLIELGAGRVLCGLARRIDRELAATAIGTPGDIEAYLAGK
- a CDS encoding DUF2232 domain-containing protein, producing MSKSIFLALGAGLLAVLFYASVATGREETLFLSFFTQLPLFLAGLGLGYPAVVVAAIAGVAFCLLLVSVSYGVALVLALAFAFLHAGPVILFVRQALLSRTDAEGNREWYPLGHLVAWVAGTGAAFFLVLFFVLAGGEQGIEAVVRGFLSEMLTSILQTPTPQAERLVEAIAPFFPAFAIGWWLFMVIANGALAQGLLVRFGRNVRPSPDFAKMKLPDWLTYTTAGAALVLIAAEPGSVKFFSRNLVLILCVPFFLLGLAVVHTMARTYVAYPRWVLIPFYFLFILFGGFAAAIVTGFGFVEQAIGIRRRLPVSVNAGEK
- a CDS encoding acyl carrier protein, which gives rise to MSDVAERVKKIVVEHLGVDEAKVVSNASFIDDLGADSLDTVELVMAFEEEFGVEIPDDIAEKIVTIKDAVDFIESASS